TCCAAACCGGCGAAGGTGGGTCAAAAGTACGCCGGCGTTGACAGTCCAGGACGATACGCAGCCAGCGCTCCACCATCCAAGATCGTTGACCTCGTCGCAACGAGGTTCTGTGCCAACTCAACTGGTGTTGGCTTAGTGCCGACAGGCGAGCGGAGAAGGCCTCGAAGTGCTTGTTCGGCCTCATGAATATGATGAAAGCGCGTAGCAAGTGATAGAGGGAGAAAAACCCGTGTATATGGCATCAGGGGTTGGCGGTAGCCGTACATTCTGGCGTGCTGCAGCATCGTATCCATTTGCGTTGTTCGCGCTCGTCTTAAATAGTACGTGACCAGTAGATTGTCGATTGTGAGACCACGTCCCAGAATATTGCCGCCGACGACAAAGTTAAGATGACGGCCAAATGTAAGACGGCTTCCGATCGAGTTGACCTGCAGCATCGTTCGTGTAGGAAGATATCGACTGATCCAGGGCACCAACTCTTCAAGGCCAGGAGCTTGAGGCTGCGACCTCAGTAATTCTGCGTGCGCGGCACGAAGCGACGGCATGTTCGCCCCTAGGTTTGGCAGATCGTCGAGAATGTTCTGCAGAGCTCGCCGGATTAAGCCATCGAGTATGACGTGGTCGCTCGTCTTGGGGCTCGTGTGGCAAAGGAACTTGTATCCGCCGTTCAGCGGAAGACCAATCTGCCGCTGGTGGGCGGCGCAGCT
The Terriglobales bacterium DNA segment above includes these coding regions:
- a CDS encoding Z1 domain-containing protein, whose amino-acid sequence is SCAAHQRQIGLPLNGGYKFLCHTSPKTSDHVILDGLIRRALQNILDDLPNLGANMPSLRAAHAELLRSQPQAPGLEELVPWISRYLPTRTMLQVNSIGSRLTFGRHLNFVVGGNILGRGLTIDNLLVTYYLRRARTTQMDTMLQHARMYGYRQPLMPYTRVFLPLSLATRFHHIHEAEQALRGLLRSPVGTKPTPVELAQNLVATRSTILDGGALAAYRPGLSTPAYF